AGGCACCTGCAACTATGTTTGTTCTGTTACGTTATCACTAGAATAGAACATCCATGTCAACATGACACGTAGAGAAAACAAGAAAGAGATGATCCATTTGCCGATGTGCTGCCACGAAGTAAACACTCCTTTCATGTTACTAAAAACTTGCAAAAGACTTCGGATTTTTACAAAGTGAAAGATGATTCAGCATAAGCATATGCTTTGATTTGGCGTGTTCCAGTTGTGATCTGAAAAAAAAACCGACTCAATGGCTGATTGGGCTTTTTCAAACGTGAAGTTGTGAACTAGTCCGTTCAAAACGAGAGAAAAAAAGGGAGATCAGTTTGCTTGCCCGTTTTCGAAAATCCTCCTCGAGGCCTCGACGCACCCACCGACGGGGAATCGATCCCCCACCCCCAGCAGACGCGCCCGCCAGGCCCCCTCCCACAGGCACAGACGCCCGCCCCCCTCGTCTCccgcccgcctcgccgcccccgccgccaaATCGGTTTCAAATCGCGCGGCCGCCCGACCGGCGTCCccggcggcggcgatggaggTGGGCGACCTGCACAAGGTGTGGGAGATCCGGGCGCTCAAGCGGAAGCCCGAGGAGCCGGCCGCCCGCGCGCTCCTCGACCGCGTCGCCAAGCAGGTCCAGCCCATCATGCGCCGCCGCAAGTGGCGCGTCAAGGTCCTCTCCGAGTTCTCGTAAGCagcaaaccctaaccctagcctgCATCCCTCGCTCCCCCATCGGCTTCTCCGTCGACCGATACCGCGCGCCGGGGTGACCCATTTTTATTTGGGGATTATTAGGCCGAAGAACCCGAGGCTGCTGGGGCTCAACGTCAACCGGGGCGTCGAGGTGAAGCTGCGGCTCCGGCGCGACGGCCGCGACCTCGACTTCATCCCCTACGAGGAGGTGCTCGACACCATGCTCCACGAGCTCGCGCACAACGCGCGCGGGCCCCACGACGCGCAGTTCTACAAGCTCTGGGACGAGCTGCGCAAGGTCCGTATGCTCATGTTTCTGCTCTCGTGTCGGTGCTTGAAATGTCTACGATTCCACCTGTATAGCGGTTCACTAGTGTCAGTGTACATATATATCCGGTTGCTTGGAATCTGTTGCTTCTGTGCACTGTGCACTAGGCTATAAGAATGCAGATTGTACATATTCCCTTGCAACCCAGCCGTTTACTGAAAGCTTGGTTCAATTGATTTTGGGGTTAACGGCATTTAACCTGAAATTTTTGTTGGATCCTGTCACCATTAACAGTGTGCAGAACTGATCTTGTTTACTAAGTTTTGGCTTATCATTATGTGAACGAGTCCTAGCAGACCATAACAATTTATTAGTCCCTCTATTTATTTGCTAGAAATATCACAATTTTTCTATCTGCTTACCTTACCATAACAAATGTTCAAATGGAAGTGATTACATTGATATTTGGATTTCAGAATTATCCGTGTGATTGTACATAGGATCTTGCTCAATCAAACGCTAGATGCTTATATGTTGCTCATGCATAATGATGATTCAGGAATGTGAAGAACTTGTCGCAAAGGGTATCACGGGGCCAGGACAAGGGTTTGATGGTACAGGCAGGCGATTAGGTGGATTTTCAAtacatccaccaccaccatctcTCCGACAAGCTACACTAACTGCAGCACAGAAACGGGCAAGGAATGGAGCTCTATTGCCGTCCGGCCCAAGAAAGTTGGGTGGAAACAATGCCATCATGAGTGCTCTTAGTCCAGTACAAGCTGCTGCCATGGCTGCTGAAAGGAGGATGCAGGATGACTTGTGGTGCGGATCTCATAATGATTCTGGTATTGATGATTCAGAAGATGTTGTTATTCTTGAGCAACCACCTAACTTGACAACAAGGGATGGAAAAAACACAAAGCGTGCAAAAAACACAAGGTGTGATTCTTCTCGCAGTTCTGCAGAACCCAGCACTTCGTCTGGATCTCAAGTTCCAGCACGAGCTGATTCCTCTTCTGGTAGAACGACTGGTGCGGACTTCAGTTCTATGTGGGAGTGTAGTGCTTGCACTCTTCTTAATCAGGTAAATTGATCAGCCACTTTATTTTTCAACACTGCACTGAAGTTCCTATTACAGAAAACATTCATGCCCTTTCACATACAAAACCTGATGTCTACGTGCGTTTTCTTGCCAGTTCTTCAGCTAGGCATAAATTCTCTTTTATACTCCGTGCTGGCTTTAGCTGGATGTGTTCCATTATGATCTATTAGCATAGTCTTTGAAGTGCACTGAACGTAGTGGGTATGTAAGTGGTTCGCACTAATAGTGAGTCCAGAGCAGATTAGACTTATCCAAACTTAAGATGAAATCTAGTTTTCATAATTTATGAACGTGGAACGCTCTAGGATAAATTGAACTATTGATTTGATTTTCTATGTCTGTGACGTACATTTGTTTGCCCACCTTTCTATCTCATCCTTACCTACCTTTGGACCTGTGGTGACAGTAGTTTTCTTTACAAATGGACTCCATATGATATTCTGAAGCCACATTTGCAACTTGCATTTTGATGCGTATCAAGTTACTCTTTTAGACACTGGCAACATGTAACTAATAATTAACCTGATCAACAGTGTATATTTAACTTCCTTCACTATTATGATAAAAAAACATTAATAATATAACATATTGTAATGCAAAGTGATATGACTTCTTTGTTTGTCTGGATGTATTGGTATAAGTATGTTTAAGTTCATTTACACAAATGATATAAGTCATACGGGAAATCTGTTTCGGCTCCTGGGTCCAGATGCTCCCGCTATCTGGACCACACATGTGCGTCGTGATTCACACACAGACTAGTATTCACTTCTGTATTTCGTTTTAATAGTACAGGGCCTGGCTCACCGATCAGTTGTACGGCAGCGAACCTCCCGTGTAACACTGCTCCAGTACAGATGGAGGACGACGGATCTGTCCTAACGGAGCGCCAGAACTGGACCACCGGATTGTAACGGCAGCCGTCAAAGCTAGATATTTACAACCGAAGCCAGCCACAACCATCCCCATCCTCTGCACGATTAAGTTCATCCACCAGTAGCACCCattcctcctccctctccacaTAGTTCTAGCTCATCCTTCCTATTTGAAGGTTCTCGAAACACAGGGATTCACTATGTTCTAGATTGTCCATCCCAGGTGCAAATGGAACATAATTAGATGTCATGGGTTTTATCACACTTCATTGCATAATTTTTAAGGGGGAACAAAACACTCTCAGCTGCAATTCCCCTGTAGTGGAAGCATTACTCCAGCCGCCACTTTGCTAGAGAACCTTCACTTCCACCCAAAATGATACACTTCAACATCAACCCTCTGGCATCTAAGTCTCGTCTTCATCTTCCTCTTCGTCCTTCACAGAACTGCCTTGTTCTCCTGCCTTGTTCACCAAGCTGGTACACAAGCGACTTCGCCAAGTATGTAATCTGGCTCTGTCACACACGGTGCCACATTTTTGGTCAGCCCCAACCTATGGATCTAGAAATGAATTTTTCAAATGACACTGTCGCTTAGTGCAAATGAAACTTATATCCGACAGACTCTGAACTTTCTCCCCCGTGTATTCTCTAAGATAGTGCATCCCATAGATCCAGCTCTCTTCCCTGGTCAAGCATGACAAAAAAGAAGTCTTGTCTCTAATAACATAAGTCGTATATTGTTACCCCAGTCAACCACAACTAACCTTTCACAGCATGTATGCATCCCAGTAGATTCTTGTTCCAGGGATGCACTCATGTATACATCTCCTCAGGTTTGAGAGCACTCTTATAGTGTTCCTTTTGTGCTTAGCCTCCATCTCGTGCTGTGGCTCCTCTGTCTCCACCGGGTCCATAACCATGAGAATTTTCTTCTGAATGTCCACAGCATAAACAACCCAGCTATCCATATATTTCAGGAGCAACATGATCTGCAACACCGGCAAATACTGTCCGCATCAAGATACAACAACCCAACGCAACAAACACACTAAAATGTATCGAGCTTTTGTTCTTACCTTTTTAGCAGCTTCAATCCTAACTCCAGTGTGCTCTTCTGTGATCATTGTTGCAATGTAGTCGAAATCAAGGTTTGACGATATCTCTGCCTCCATTAGTTCTTCCTGCAAATACAGTATTTTTCCCAAACAAACTCTTTAGTTTCAGGTCTGATGCAACCACGAAATGACAACACAGCTGAGCATGTCGGTCTGAAAACCCACCCCCAGCCTGAAGTCAGGTATCACGCGGAAACGTTCAGGAAGTCCTCGAAACAGCTTTGCCTCCTCCTTCCTCACCAAGCGCCGCATCGATACCATTTGATCTACCTCTGGATCACCGTAACGATCGAAAACACCCTCTATCATCGCCCCCGTCAGTTAACTGTGTATGGATGAGTATGGCAGAACTATTTCCTGCCAAAAAAAGTACAAACCTTCTATTAGGATCATTCCATTTTTTCTGGCTTAGTACTATACAGTTATGTTAAATCTTTATCATGTTCACACCTTAACTTTTCGATGCTAGAGCACCGTCTCATCCTATCATCAAAGCCCAACACATCACTGCCAATTGGTTCATCAGGGTGCAGTCCTAGCTTCCCAGGGTACTTCTCCCTGAACTCACGTTTTGGCCTCACCAGACCATATACACGAGGCGGCATTTGCCCTGCACCCATCTTTTTTTTTTTGCCGAAATGACTGGTTTAGCATTCCAGTAATGATTTTAAAGACATGCCCAAAAAATCTTTTGACAGAGATGCACAAACCTGATTCCTGAGCATTtgactgcccccccccccccccccccccccccacgtatCACTGGGCCGCCTACACAAGTTGAGCACAACCAAAAGCATTAGTTGAATCAGCTTAATTACCCTGATAGTCTGTTTTTTTAAGATGTACAAAATTCTTTATTTGTGATATACCTCCTATAATAGCTCTACGGACAGCTTCAATGATTGGGTCCTATTGCACAACTGGATTTTACCCTTTTCAGCTGTAATTAACAGCTATCAGTACTTTGACCGAACGCAAGATAATGTAGATGTGGGTGGCAATATAAAATATACATCTGATACACATGCAGCAAGCTTTTTTGATTGGCTTGCCCTGCAATACAAAGTAGTCGAATGCTTTCCTTAATCACAAAGCGGTAATATAAAATATACATCTGATACACACGCAGCAACAAAACTAATGCGAACGAACAAGGGCAGCGTAAAAATGCTGTTAGCAGAAAACAAAATCATGACTTACCGAACAACCATAGACCACTTCCTGCATGCATTTTGTCTTCTCAGCCTTTAGACTGCCTTTTCCGTATCTTATACCAAATCCAAGCTCCCATGAATAAATTGTAGAAATCATAAGCTTCCCCCAGTGAGTCAAATGTTAAACCGATCTCAGGTTCGATCACATTAGGCCCTAGCTTATCTGCCTACCCCCGAATCGTGTGCTCCAGGGCGCCAACTCTATCTGGGCATGGTGCCTTGTCTGGCGGGTGCTTCCCAACACCGACCCTGATTCCAGACAGAAATAAATTTCAAAAGGACTATAAATTCATGGCAAGTCTGGTCTGGCTTCGTACATTTTATGATCTACATATTTCGTTTGAATCAGTTCATAAAATTTGCTTTATCATTACTAGGAATAATAAACCATAGACATTACATACAATCAGTTTTGCCTAGTTTTTGCAAAAAAATCAGATAATTTCCACTTTTTTATCACTCAATCAGTTGCAGACATGAAAAAAATAGATTGCAGAATTACACGCGGTAGAGAATTCAACAAATTATTGTTACCTTGTCCAACCTGGGGCTTGTGGATCCATTTTGCCTGTAGAATGAGCTGAGGCTGCATCTCCACTCTGTGCTTGGTCTGCAATGACAGAATCCATGGATGGGTGCTTGTTCATCTGGGCGTCCCCTTTCTCAATCACATCCGCGTTATCTCCTTCCCTCTCACTGAAATCAGAAGCTGTCCCCCCACCGGCATCAACACTTGTTTGCTCGCCGTTAGCAGCACCACTAAGCTGAACGAGACCATGACCATCGTTGAATCCCTCAATACCACTCAGCCATGTATCATCCATCCCAATCCTAGATCCGCCGCCGGAATGCCCTATTGACTGACTCCATCTCGCACCATTTCCATTAAAATTGTAGCGCTGCACGCCTCATCCGGGAAAATCGGTAAACTGCGGGTAGATTTCATCCAGAAATCAGATCCCTAACCGCATCTAAATATTTAACAGCCACGGGATTCGGAGGAGGATAAGGCTAGATTTACCTGTCGACTGCAGTTACCGGGAATTCGGTCGCCATGCCCGAGCCGTCGTGGTGATCTACGCCCGGTCGgtggcacccccccccccccccctacggCTTCAAAGACGCACCTCTCCGGCGACGCTGCAGAGCTCCGCCGTTGCTTACTCAGAGCAATAGCACTCCCTCTGCTGAGAAAATCGTGGCAGTAGAATTAACCCCCACCATGCGCTCAACATTTTCTTTTTTCACCCTACATGTGGGCCAGACAAACGGCTGACTCCGCCCAAAGATAACACCTGTACCACGTGTCCAGAGTGCAGGTGCGTCAAGATGCGTTAGCAGGCCAACGTCCGCCCTCCCTGGCGCTAGCTGCCGCTCGTATCGTACACAGTGCGGCGCCAGTGTGTACTTCGTTTAATATTCCTGTATTCGCATGACAGCGACATGCGGCACAGATCTCAACGCATATCTGGGCGGCTGTGATTCCGTGTTCAACTGGACCCGGGAGCCAAAACGCCCCTCCCTAAGTCATACTCCTTTTCTTGTTTTTGCACATTATGCTGTTGATATGATCTATAatatctttttcttttttctttttcaaaGACATCTGTAATCTGTTCTTTTTTCATTGGAAAAGAAGTGCATTGGCTGGCCTACTGTACTTCTATTACTGCTGCTCCCCGTTCTCTAACACATTTCATCTGCAGCCTCTGGCACCAATTTGTGAAGTTTGTGGGACAGCTAAACCTAAAATTGCAAAAGCCAAGTATGCATCTTGGTCCTGTAAATTCTGCACTCTGGAGAACTGCACTAAGCTTGATAAATGTTCGGCATGCGATCAATGGAGGTACTCATATGGACCACCTGTAGCCACATATGGTCCAAGCTACGATTGACTTACATTGCAGGCTACAAGAATACAGTAAGTGGAGTATATTACTGTCACAGGCATTCAGTGTTCTATAAATTTTCCGCTCTCTTCTGACCGAGCCATGTTACTCCTGTATTAACAATTCAACTCACCCAAAATGGCTTCTTTAGAGAGATAACTGCACAATACTTCAATCACCTGATAATTGCATTAGTAAGATAGTATGCCCAAGCACTAATATTCCAGCCGTGGTTTATTTTGCTTCTAACCTGAAGTAATTTTGTTTTGTGCATCTCAGGAACTCCTAAATAAGAGGTGCACTGAGTGATTTCTTGGTAGAGCTAAACCACTTGTTTGTGcattcttactaagcagtttaaTTCAATAGATAGCAAGTTTGCCATGGAAGGTGTACTTATGTACATACTCATATCCAAAGTTGTAGACAACCCTTTTTTTGTTGCCTAAAACGGTTAACCTTGGAAATCCTAAACGGTTAACCCCGGAAATCCTACACTTGTGAAGTGGCAGGGCAATAGTAAGGGCATGTTCTATTATTTCTGTCTGTCTCTCGGTGGTTGACCTGTGACAGCGATCTTCTCTCCATGTGGCTTCCGCAGGTTTACAATTTTGGGGGAGGCGGCTTCTGCAATGTTTAAAATTGCCTCACCAGCAGCAGTTGCCTCTGTTGCCACCTACCAAGTACCGCTGCATGCCTAACTCAAACCCGTGGAGTCGCAGGAAGATGTAGCATCCAGGTCTGGGCACCTGTCGGCCTGCCAATGGCTCCCAGTTCCTCTCTGGGAGCACTGAATCCTGTATGCTTTGGTGACTTCCCCTCGTGGTTGCCGATTTAAAGAACGTGCTCGGTTTTGGTTTTGTGCAAGGATGCCTACATGTTTACCAATTGCAGTAGTTGCTGTCATTGCCTTGTTCATCTCATATACAGTAGTGGCTCACCTTTGCTATCATTGCTGTAGCTTTTGCGCGCCCGTGTTAGGAGTAGGAGAGTCGTAGTGGCTCACCTTTGCTCGGTGAAGGTCACTGTCACCGTGTTCAGATACAGTATCTGAGCACGTCGATAGAGTAAAGCTCTTTCTCTTAGAAGCGTGGTAGGAACTGGAGAGCGAGGCCAACGGGCAAAGGAAACCTAGGACGTGACGAGAAGCCCATACTCCTTTTATCACACGTTCTGGGAATCTTGGTAGGCTTTGGCTGCTTTGTCTATCATGGGTAGACAGTCAAGCGGCGGTTTAGTTCACTGACACCTGCATTTTCCACACCTTTTTCTTAGCCCTATTATGCGCTTTTTTCTTTGTTTGGCGGCGGATTGCAATTACCCGAGCACGTGCTGTGAAAGCGGGGcatcttttcttttcttttctggtGCACGAATGGCCAGGCGCATCCGGTGAATCAGACCCGTGTGATGCTGCCCAGCTTCTTGGCACGCCCTTTGCCACATTGCCCACACATCTTTCCCCCTTAGCATGGCACTGGTAAAGTTTTAACTTTTAACTCATTGACTAATGGTTTACTTGAACGCCGCAACTAAATCAGACACGTGCGTAGCTTAAACAGCTTAATTTGGCCACCTGTAGAATCAACATCATGCAAGAAACCAAGGCAACAAACGTGTTGAGATTCATGCGAGCGACTCTACATACGTGGTCCTTCAATTACTCCGCAAACTCCTAAAATGGCAATTTCGGACGAGACCCAACTCTAGTTTGTGTTGTGTTCCACTTGGGTCAAAATGATGAATTATACACATGTACACGGATGATGGTCAAGTTTGCCGTTTCacgccctgtagggtttggattTTGTGTGTGTTTAGGCCCTTGGTCCCATTGAATTAAACACCTAGGTATTCACATCTCTCAGTAACTCTAGTCTTCAAAATACCCAAACCATCTTTCTCTGTCGACCCCCAAATTCCTTTGCTACGGCTACATGAAGCTCGATTCCCTACATTGCCTCGTCGAACTCTTCCCAAACTGTTCATCACTTAGATGTCTTTGCCGCTAAATGATCACAATGGTTGCCACATATTCAAGCTGGTTATAGTGGGAAGTAACTTAAACCAGGGGGAGATGTTTTGGCTCTGGGGTGCACACGCTCCCtcatgaacagtaaattcaaaataaataataaatactTTTTTTTGTAGATGTTCTTGTTAGCGTAACAAGGATGCTTGACAAATTTCATGCGAAACGGGATAGGAATGTTTCGACggtgaaaaaaaaacaaaactaaGTGTAACATTTGAAGATAACATTTagtgtttggctttttttgcggAAGTCAAAATACTTAAGCTTTTACCCTAAAAAATTGCAGGAAGCATTTGGGTGTGACAATGAACacatctattttttcttctttttttttaaacttttgcaaaaaaaacatttTTAGAGCGCAAGAGCATATGCTCTCAAGAGCCGAATTGAATTTCGCATGCATATGTTACTATCTCtgtagtgggtagtaacatatgtgtggtatcatgcaaagcttcatttattagATGTAGACTCATTTTGCGTTGGGATGCATTATGTTACAGTGACATGTTATGTTATTCAAACATCTTTTCCCGCATTAACTACTTGCAACATATACAAATTTGCTTACTCCCACTGTTTATGTGCCTAGCCTCATAGTGGCGAAGAGGTTCACCGCGGAGAACTGTGACGAGCAGCCAATCACCTCCATCATGTAGAATCTCTCACTTCTTCACCTT
This sequence is a window from Aegilops tauschii subsp. strangulata cultivar AL8/78 chromosome 7, Aet v6.0, whole genome shotgun sequence. Protein-coding genes within it:
- the LOC109734639 gene encoding DNA-dependent metalloprotease WSS1; the encoded protein is MEVGDLHKVWEIRALKRKPEEPAARALLDRVAKQVQPIMRRRKWRVKVLSEFSPKNPRLLGLNVNRGVEVKLRLRRDGRDLDFIPYEEVLDTMLHELAHNARGPHDAQFYKLWDELRKECEELVAKGITGPGQGFDGTGRRLGGFSIHPPPPSLRQATLTAAQKRARNGALLPSGPRKLGGNNAIMSALSPVQAAAMAAERRMQDDLWCGSHNDSGIDDSEDVVILEQPPNLTTRDGKNTKRAKNTRCDSSRSSAEPSTSSGSQVPARADSSSGRTTGADFSSMWECSACTLLNQPLAPICEVCGTAKPKIAKAKYASWSCKFCTLENCTKLDKCSACDQWRYSYGPPVATYGPSYD